In Microplitis mediator isolate UGA2020A chromosome 2, iyMicMedi2.1, whole genome shotgun sequence, a single window of DNA contains:
- the LOC130663941 gene encoding translation initiation factor eIF-2B subunit epsilon: MSTKRGNVKSILDNQQSVQAVVLADDFNTSLLTPLQHIFPSILTPVANINLLDYVVLSLIRSEIKEIFIYCSSHIDLIKNYISKKNYDDITVSLIISDGCRSLGDALRDIDTKGWIRGDFVLIRGDAFINTNLSNLLNRHKAKKDKDKGIAMSIIFRDVGSSRHSTLTNESCFYVVNKLTDKLIFYKKPEGHEKKLKFELNWFLDHEQIEINTGFIDSHVYMCSQSVLSLFSDNFDFQTMEDFIRGVLLNEEILDSRIYRQVLDADAYALPISSWPAYHTLTRDILQRQSYPLTPDMLAPLNDIIYSSKSTYKYKNSCLARGCILKNDTIVGSDSQLGNNTLVSRSTIGNNCTIGDNVVIDNSYILNNVTINNNCHIKNTFVMSNCLLEERTCVETCILSQGLQVPTDNYSNCILEADKGKISAVEMADYEDGDGKFLYFKKINSETGVEDDDDDNDNDDDDSSVMEEISSKRSGQSPDDIPDDTHIFLTEVIDSLLRAYQDKLNCENIILEINSSRYAYNVGIREVTNNVIKAILLLPLHYLREEKIYVDNVNYQKTLRAMINYFTPIILNYVKTDDAQEDCLSAIEEISDSNEFILNFAQHLFHLFYDKDILSEDKIIEWFNRNDDDDDDDGIYNEKIRKVLQPFIKWLNEAEEDSSDED, from the coding sequence atgtcaacAAAGCGCGGAAACGTGAAATCAATACTTGACAACCAGCAATCAGTGCAAGCGGTTGTATTAGCTGACGATTTTAACACCAGTTTATTAACACCTCTGCAACATATTTTTCCAAGTATCCTGACTCCAGTTGCTAACATAAATCTACTTGATTACGTCGTTCTATCACTCATACGATctgaaataaaagaaatattcatttattgcaGCAGCCATATCGacctcataaaaaattatatatcaaaGAAAAACTACGACGACATAACAGTATCGCTCATAATATCTGACGGGTGCAGGTCACTGGGAGACGCGCTGAGGGACATCGACACCAAGGGATGGATCCGCGGGGACTTTGTTCTGATCCGCGGCGACGCGTTTATCAACACAAATTTATCCAACCTTCTGAACAGACACAAAGCAAAAAAAGACAAAGACAAAGGCATCGCCATGAGCATCATCTTCAGGGACGTCGGAAGCTCCAGACACTCGACCCTCACCAACGAGTCGTGCTTCTACGTGGTAAATAAGCTGACAGACAAgctgattttttacaaaaaaccgGAGGGACACGAGAAGAAACTAAAGTTCGAGTTGAACTGGTTCCTGGACCACGAGCAGATCGAAATAAACACCGGGTTCATTGACAGCCATGTCTACATGTGCTCCCAATCGGTCCTGTCATTATTCTCCGACAACTTTGACTTCCAGACCATGGAGGATTTCATCCGAGGGGTTTTGCTCAACGAGGAGATCCTCGACTCCAGAATATACAGGCAGGTTCTTGATGCTGATGCTTACGCGCTGCCGATATCTTCCTGGCCAGCGTATCATACTCTGACAAGAGACATTCTTCAGCGGCAAAGTTATCCACTCACTCCTGACATGCTGGCTCCTTTAAATGACATCATATATTCATCAAAGAGCACTTACAAGTACAAAAACTCCTGCCTAGCACGTGGCTGCATCCTAAAAAACGACACTATTGTCGGTAGCGACAGCCAGCTTGGCAACAATACGCTGGTGAGTCGCTCGACAATTGGGAATAATTGCACTATTGGTGACAATGTCGTCATTGAcaactcatatattttaaataacgtcactataaataataattgtcatataaaaaatacttttgtcaTGTCAAATTGTCTTCTAGAAGAGCGCACCTGTGTGGAGACTTGTATTTTATCTCAAGGACTGCAGGTTCCAACGGACAATTATTCAAATTGTATTTTAGAAGCGGACAAGGGGAAAATATCTGCCGTGGAGATGGCGGACTACGAGGACGGTGATGGTAAATTTTTGTACTTCAAGAAAATAAACTCGGAGACTGGTGTCGAGGATGATGACGACGACAACGATAATGATGACGATGACAGCTCGGTGATGGAAGAGATCAGCAGCAAGAGAAGCGGACAGTCACCTGATGATATACCAGATgacactcatatatttttgacaGAAGTAATTGACAGTCTGCTGAGGGCCTACCAGGACAAGCTCAACTGCGAGAATATAATCTTGGAGATAAACTCGTCTAGGTATGCGTACAACGTTGGGATACGGGAAGTTACGAACAATGTCATCAAGGCGATTTTGCTGCTGCCCCTCCACTACTTGagagaggaaaaaatttatgtcgaCAATGTAAATTACCAGAAGACACTCAGGGCCATGATAAATTACTTCACCccgattattttaaattacgttAAGACTGATGACGCACAGGAGGATTGTCTGAGCGCGATCGAAGAAATTTCTGACagcaatgaatttattttgaacttcGCTCAGCATTTGTTTCATCTCTTTTATGACAAAGATATTTTAAGCGAAGACAAAATTATCGAATGGTTCAATAgaaatgatgatgatgatgatgatgatggaatttataatgaaaaaattcgtAAAGTTCTACAGCCATTTATTAAATGGCTGAATGAAGCCGAAGAAGATTCTTCTGATGaagattaa